One Gossypium hirsutum isolate 1008001.06 chromosome A11, Gossypium_hirsutum_v2.1, whole genome shotgun sequence genomic window carries:
- the LOC121209451 gene encoding probable LRR receptor-like serine/threonine-protein kinase At4g36180, which translates to MNSIAPILPSLAGLSSLTKLKLRDCNLGEGDIPSAISCLSSLTNLDLSGNNFSSIPASLTRLSKLEDLRLSNCGLCNMGEGDIPSDISGLSSLRYLVLNGNNFTSIAASLTCLSNLQHLGVSECSELESLPVLLSRMTSDWTHNFSYFLAGNSYRLVENISAITLLKTHIKAFANSRKKFEVVVPGNEIPEWFSQQRGESSIKIPLPLNIQNDSQWIGVVF; encoded by the exons ATGAATTCCATAGCTCCAATTCTACCTTCATTAGCCGGTTTGAGTTCATTGACAAAGTTGAAACTAAGGGACTGCAATCTTGGTGAAGGAGATATTCCTAGTGCTATTTCTTGTTTATCCTCTTTGACAAATCTTGATCTTAGCGGTAATAATTTCAGCAGCATACCGGCATCTCTTACTCGACTCTCCAAACTTGAAGATCTTCGGTTGTCAAATTGCGGCCTGTGCAATATGGGTGAAGGAGATATTCCTAGTGATATTTCTGGTCTATCCTCATTGAGATATCTTGTTCTTAATGGTAACAATTTCACCAGCATAGCTGCGTCTCTTACTTGTCTTTCCAATCTTCAACATCTTGGAGTGTCAGAGTGCAGTGAGCTTGAATCGTTGCCTGTGCTTCTATCAAGGATGACAAGTGATTGGACACATAATTTTTCTTACTTTTTGGCCGGTAACAGCTACAGATTGGTTGAGAACATTAGTGCAATAACATTGCTGAAAACACATATTAAG GCATTTGCGAATTCAAGAAAGAAATTTGAAGTTGTTGTCCCTGGAAATGAAATCCCAGAATGGTTTAGCCAACAGAGAGGCGAATCTTCAATTAAGATACCTCTACCTCTCAATATTCAGAATGACAGTCAATGGATTGGAGTTGTTTTCTGA